A portion of the Novosphingobium sp. KA1 genome contains these proteins:
- the fabI gene encoding enoyl-ACP reductase FabI codes for MRGLIVGMANDQSLAWGCAEVLREAGAELAITYQNDKARRFVEPLAQELEAPIFTPLDVTDPAQVEALFAEIAARWGGLDFLLHSIAYAPKDDLHGRVVDSSAEGFRTAMDVSCHSLIRLARHAEPLMAGGGSILTMSFYGSEKVVPGYGIMGPVKAALEASVRYLADELGAQGIRVNALSTGPVRTRAASGLSHLDELIRLASDKAPLHQLVTVEQIGQMAAFLLGPRARFVTGQTIYVDSGYNVVGG; via the coding sequence ATGCGTGGATTGATCGTGGGCATGGCGAACGACCAGTCGCTGGCCTGGGGCTGTGCGGAAGTCCTGCGCGAGGCGGGGGCGGAACTTGCCATCACCTACCAGAACGACAAGGCCCGGCGCTTTGTCGAGCCGCTGGCGCAGGAACTCGAGGCGCCGATCTTCACGCCGCTCGACGTTACCGACCCGGCGCAGGTCGAGGCCCTGTTTGCCGAGATCGCCGCGCGTTGGGGCGGGCTCGATTTCCTGCTCCATTCGATCGCCTATGCCCCCAAGGACGACCTGCACGGGCGGGTGGTGGACAGCTCCGCCGAAGGCTTTCGCACCGCGATGGACGTTTCCTGCCATTCGCTGATCCGGCTGGCGCGCCATGCCGAGCCGCTGATGGCGGGCGGCGGATCGATCCTGACGATGAGTTTCTACGGTTCCGAAAAGGTGGTGCCGGGCTACGGCATCATGGGGCCGGTCAAGGCCGCGCTGGAGGCGAGCGTGCGTTATCTCGCCGATGAACTGGGCGCGCAGGGCATCCGCGTCAACGCGCTCTCGACCGGGCCGGTGCGCACGCGGGCGGCCTCGGGTCTCTCGCACCTTGACGAACTGATCCGCCTCGCCTCCGACAAGGCGCCGCTGCACCAGCTGGTGACGGTCGAGCAGATCGGCCAGATGGCGGCGTTCCTGCTGGGCCCGAGGGCGCGCTTCGTGACCGGGCAGACGATCTACGTCGACAGCGGCTACAACGTCGTCGGGGGCTAG